From Bradyrhizobium sp. NDS-1, the proteins below share one genomic window:
- a CDS encoding acyl-CoA dehydrogenase, with product MTYRAPISDMLLSLNHGAGLKAAVEAGHYGDFDADIAAAVLEEAGKFASDVLAPLNKVGDEHGIKLDDGKVTTAPGWPDAYKRWTEGGWNAVSGPEDFGGQGLPLAINAACTEIWSAANVAFGLCPLLTASAIEALEAHGNDELKKIYLEKLVSGEWTGTMQLTEPQAGSDVGALRTRAEKQADGTYRIKGTKIFITYGEHDMTDNIVHFVLARLPDAPAGTKGISLFLVPKFMVNEDGSLGQRNDIFASGVEHKLGMHASPTCTMTMGDHGGAIGFLIGEENQGMRCMFTMMNQARLGVGLEGVGVADRAYQQALSYAQERKQGRAVGSKSDGSDAIFVHPDVKRMLMRMRAQTAAARTICYATAVAIDVSTRARDPKVRADAAARAALLTPMAKGYSTDIGNEVAYLGVQIHGGMGFIEETGAAQHYRDARITAIYEGTNGIQAIDLVTRKLAANGGASVWALLEELSATVKQVEASNDPAFGTTGAKLREALEALTRSSKWLLERIASAPNDALAGATPYLQQFGATLGGCLLASEALAAKAGGNTDAARYVSLARFFAENITVQAPALERTVTESAESVAAADAVLLG from the coding sequence ATGACCTACCGCGCGCCGATCTCTGACATGCTGCTGTCGCTCAACCACGGCGCTGGCCTCAAGGCCGCCGTGGAGGCCGGTCATTACGGCGATTTCGACGCGGACATCGCCGCGGCCGTGCTGGAGGAAGCCGGCAAGTTCGCATCCGACGTGCTGGCGCCGCTCAACAAGGTCGGCGACGAGCACGGCATCAAGCTTGACGACGGCAAGGTCACGACCGCGCCGGGCTGGCCGGACGCCTACAAGCGCTGGACCGAAGGCGGCTGGAACGCGGTGTCCGGCCCCGAAGATTTCGGCGGCCAGGGCCTGCCGCTCGCGATCAACGCCGCCTGCACCGAGATCTGGAGCGCGGCCAACGTCGCCTTCGGCCTCTGCCCGCTGCTGACGGCCTCGGCGATCGAAGCGCTGGAAGCGCATGGCAACGACGAGCTGAAGAAGATCTATCTCGAGAAGCTCGTCTCCGGCGAATGGACCGGCACCATGCAGCTCACCGAGCCGCAGGCCGGCTCCGACGTCGGCGCGCTGCGCACCCGCGCCGAGAAGCAGGCCGACGGCACCTATCGCATCAAGGGGACGAAGATCTTCATCACCTATGGCGAGCACGACATGACCGACAACATCGTGCATTTCGTGCTGGCACGCCTGCCCGACGCCCCCGCCGGCACCAAGGGGATCTCGCTGTTCCTGGTGCCGAAGTTCATGGTGAATGAAGACGGCTCGCTGGGGCAGCGCAACGATATCTTCGCGAGCGGCGTCGAGCACAAGCTCGGCATGCATGCCTCGCCGACCTGCACCATGACCATGGGCGATCATGGCGGCGCGATCGGCTTTTTGATCGGCGAAGAGAACCAGGGCATGCGCTGCATGTTCACGATGATGAACCAGGCCCGCCTCGGCGTCGGCCTGGAGGGCGTCGGCGTCGCCGACCGCGCCTATCAGCAGGCCTTGTCGTACGCCCAGGAGCGCAAGCAGGGCCGCGCCGTCGGCAGCAAGAGCGACGGCTCGGACGCGATCTTCGTCCATCCCGACGTCAAGCGCATGCTGATGCGGATGCGGGCGCAGACAGCCGCCGCGCGCACCATCTGCTATGCGACGGCGGTCGCGATCGACGTCTCGACGCGCGCCAGGGATCCCAAGGTTCGCGCTGATGCAGCCGCGCGCGCGGCGCTGCTGACGCCGATGGCCAAGGGCTATTCCACCGATATCGGCAACGAGGTCGCCTATCTCGGCGTGCAGATCCATGGCGGCATGGGCTTCATCGAGGAGACTGGCGCGGCCCAGCACTACCGCGATGCCCGCATCACCGCGATCTACGAGGGCACCAACGGTATCCAGGCGATCGACCTCGTCACGCGCAAGCTCGCGGCCAATGGCGGCGCATCGGTGTGGGCGCTGCTCGAGGAACTCTCCGCAACGGTCAAGCAGGTCGAAGCCTCCAACGATCCCGCTTTCGGCACCACGGGCGCGAAGCTGCGCGAGGCACTCGAGGCGCTCACGCGTAGCAGCAAATGGCTCCTGGAACGCATTGCGTCCGCACCGAACGACGCGCTTGCAGGTGCAACGCCCTATCTACAGCAGTTCGGCGCCACGCTCGGCGGCTGCCTGCTCGCCTCGGAGGCACTCGCCGCCAAGGCAGGCGGCAACACGGACGCCGCGCGCTACGTCTCCCTCGCACGCTTCTTCGCCGAGAACATCACGGTGCAGGCGCCCGCGCTCGAGCGCACGGTGACCGAAAGCGCAGAGTCGGTCGCCGCGGCGGATGCGGTGTTGCTGGGCTAG
- a CDS encoding AI-2E family transporter, whose amino-acid sequence MKTLRQLFTGDDVIQLVIRLGLLGLLIFWTFYLIRPFVTILVWALVLAVALNPAFVLLAKLLGDRPKLAATILTAASFAVVIGPAAWLGLGAADGIKDFAAQLAVGELAVPSPPDAIKSWPLIGTQFYELWDQASTNLRPLLQMIAPYLKPFAGTLLGLAGDAGVGTIKFLVSVAVAGFIFPYGAQLVAAGRGFLSRIVPEQSEHFLDLAGATIRAVAQGVIGIAVIQALLAGIGFKLAGIPIAGLLALLVLLLSIVQIGAALVMLPVLVWIWSDKDVTTAVLLTLFLGAVSILDNILKPMVMGRGLTTPTLIILIGVIGVIGGTLGHGIIGLFIGPIILSVAWELAVAWIGTDRTSPARHAVPER is encoded by the coding sequence GTGAAGACACTTCGGCAGCTATTCACCGGAGACGACGTGATCCAGTTGGTGATCCGGCTCGGCTTGCTCGGGCTGTTGATCTTCTGGACGTTCTACCTGATCCGCCCGTTCGTGACGATTCTGGTCTGGGCCCTCGTGCTCGCGGTCGCACTCAATCCGGCCTTCGTGCTGCTCGCCAAGCTCCTGGGCGACCGCCCGAAGCTCGCGGCGACCATTCTCACGGCGGCCAGTTTCGCCGTCGTCATCGGGCCGGCGGCTTGGCTCGGCCTCGGTGCGGCGGACGGAATCAAGGATTTTGCAGCTCAATTGGCGGTCGGCGAACTGGCGGTTCCGTCGCCGCCCGATGCGATCAAGAGCTGGCCCCTGATCGGGACGCAGTTTTACGAGCTCTGGGATCAGGCCTCGACCAATCTGCGGCCGCTTCTGCAAATGATCGCGCCGTATCTCAAGCCCTTCGCCGGCACGCTGCTTGGTCTTGCAGGCGATGCCGGCGTAGGCACGATCAAGTTTCTGGTCTCGGTCGCGGTCGCCGGATTCATCTTCCCGTATGGGGCGCAACTGGTCGCGGCAGGCAGGGGCTTTCTGTCGCGGATCGTCCCCGAGCAGAGCGAGCACTTTCTGGATCTGGCAGGCGCGACCATTCGTGCAGTCGCCCAAGGCGTGATCGGTATAGCCGTCATCCAGGCGCTGCTGGCTGGTATCGGCTTCAAGTTGGCGGGCATCCCGATCGCGGGCCTGTTGGCGCTCCTGGTGCTCCTTCTCTCGATCGTCCAGATCGGCGCCGCCCTCGTCATGCTCCCCGTCCTCGTCTGGATCTGGTCCGACAAGGACGTCACCACCGCCGTATTGCTGACGTTGTTCCTCGGCGCAGTCAGCATTCTCGACAACATATTGAAGCCGATGGTGATGGGGCGCGGCTTGACGACGCCGACGCTCATCATCCTCATCGGCGTCATCGGCGTCATCGGCGGCACCCTGGGCCACGGGATCATCGGTCTTTTCATCGGACCGATCATCCTGTCGGTGGCCTGGGAACTTGCCGTGGCCTGGATCGGGACCGACCGCACCAGCCCGGCGCGGCATGCAGTCCCCGAACGTTGA
- a CDS encoding DUF3141 domain-containing protein has translation MPMEIPSLPGGPLSGVVASAVDYMVDAGQRSVLFLDIMRQRGDQYREHVAQTAPHVLQYAAELIMDGRKLDEPVNYALVRIIPPDGVELDLERRPFIVVDPRAGHGPGIGGFKADSEIGVAMKAGHPCYFVGFLPEPMPGQTIERIARAEALFVEKVISLHPQADGKPCVIGNCQAGWAVMILASLRPELFGPLIIAGAPLAYWAGVHGKYPMRYAGGLLGGSWLTALTSDLGAGKFDGAWLVQNFESQNPSNTLWTKQYNVYSKVDTEADRYLEFERWWGGHVNLNAEEIQFIVDELFVGNNLAAGKIEMSDGRKVDLRNIRSPILVFCSKGDNVTPPQQALHWILDCYADVDEIRAYGQTIVYTVHESIGHLGIFVSGGVAKKEHAEFSSNIDLIDVLPPGLYEATFEAKGEETTSSDLVVGQWVMRCEARTLDDIRAMGGNSPEDERRFAAAKRVSELNLAAYQKFVQPWVKSMATPQLAEAMRNLHPLRLQYEALSSQNPWMAMVKSAAEGIEENRKPVAKDNPFLAFQEQMSKQIVHVLDSWRDSQEALSEAIFLNVYGSPVLQAAVGIDPKSEPSRRREMSPEHRAMLEQRIAELKAKIGEGGLREAALRALLYVGSARGMVDERSIEALRQARREHGGPRVTLAEFKTLVREQFFMLLLDRDATLAAIPKLLPDDSNQRRAAFAAIREVLSASEAISGERADRLKRIADLFGVDSGEEATSNVAPFDPKARAS, from the coding sequence ATGCCGATGGAAATCCCTAGCCTGCCCGGCGGCCCGCTGTCCGGGGTCGTTGCCTCCGCTGTCGACTACATGGTCGATGCAGGCCAGCGCAGCGTGCTGTTTCTCGACATCATGCGCCAGCGCGGCGACCAGTACCGCGAGCACGTCGCGCAGACCGCGCCGCATGTGCTGCAATATGCTGCCGAATTAATCATGGACGGCCGCAAGCTCGACGAGCCGGTCAACTACGCGCTGGTACGCATCATCCCGCCGGACGGGGTGGAACTCGATCTTGAGCGGCGGCCGTTCATCGTGGTCGACCCGCGCGCCGGCCACGGCCCGGGCATCGGCGGCTTCAAGGCGGACAGCGAAATCGGCGTCGCGATGAAGGCCGGGCATCCCTGTTACTTCGTGGGCTTCCTGCCGGAGCCGATGCCGGGACAGACCATCGAGCGGATCGCGCGAGCTGAAGCGCTGTTCGTCGAGAAAGTCATCAGCCTGCATCCGCAGGCCGATGGCAAGCCGTGCGTGATCGGCAATTGCCAGGCCGGCTGGGCCGTCATGATCCTGGCGTCGCTACGGCCGGAATTGTTCGGTCCGCTGATTATTGCCGGGGCTCCGCTCGCTTACTGGGCTGGGGTGCATGGAAAATACCCGATGCGCTATGCAGGCGGCTTGCTTGGTGGAAGCTGGTTGACCGCGCTGACCAGCGATCTCGGCGCCGGCAAGTTCGACGGCGCTTGGCTGGTGCAGAACTTCGAAAGCCAAAATCCCTCGAATACGCTCTGGACCAAGCAATACAACGTCTATTCCAAGGTCGACACCGAAGCCGACCGCTATCTGGAGTTCGAACGCTGGTGGGGCGGGCACGTCAATCTCAACGCCGAGGAGATCCAGTTCATCGTCGACGAGCTGTTCGTCGGCAACAATCTCGCGGCGGGCAAGATCGAGATGTCCGACGGCCGCAAGGTGGATCTGCGCAACATCAGGTCGCCGATCCTGGTGTTCTGCTCCAAGGGCGACAACGTCACGCCGCCGCAGCAAGCGCTGCACTGGATCCTCGATTGCTATGCCGACGTCGATGAGATCAGGGCTTACGGGCAGACCATCGTCTACACGGTTCACGAGAGCATCGGGCACCTCGGCATTTTCGTCTCCGGCGGCGTCGCCAAGAAGGAGCATGCCGAATTCTCCAGCAATATCGACCTGATCGACGTGCTGCCGCCGGGGCTCTACGAGGCGACGTTCGAAGCCAAGGGCGAGGAGACCACGAGTTCAGATCTCGTCGTCGGCCAATGGGTCATGCGATGCGAGGCGCGCACGCTCGACGATATCCGCGCCATGGGTGGCAATTCGCCCGAGGACGAGCGCCGCTTCGCGGCTGCCAAGCGCGTTTCGGAACTCAATCTTGCTGCCTACCAGAAATTCGTCCAGCCCTGGGTCAAGAGCATGGCGACGCCGCAGTTGGCCGAAGCGATGCGCAATCTGCATCCGCTGCGGCTCCAATATGAAGCGCTGAGCAGCCAGAACCCCTGGATGGCCATGGTGAAGTCCGCGGCAGAGGGGATCGAGGAGAACCGCAAGCCGGTCGCGAAGGACAATCCGTTCCTGGCGTTCCAGGAACAGATGTCCAAGCAGATCGTGCACGTGCTGGACAGCTGGCGCGACTCGCAGGAGGCGCTCAGCGAAGCGATCTTCCTCAACGTCTACGGTTCGCCAGTCTTGCAGGCAGCCGTCGGGATCGATCCGAAGTCGGAGCCGTCGCGCCGGCGGGAGATGTCGCCCGAGCACCGGGCCATGCTCGAACAGCGGATCGCCGAATTGAAGGCAAAGATCGGTGAGGGTGGACTCCGCGAAGCGGCCTTGCGTGCGCTGCTTTACGTGGGCTCGGCGCGAGGCATGGTCGACGAGCGGAGCATCGAGGCCCTGCGCCAGGCTCGCCGCGAACATGGCGGCCCGCGTGTGACGCTCGCCGAGTTCAAGACGCTGGTGCGCGAGCAGTTCTTCATGCTGCTGCTGGATAGGGACGCAACGCTGGCCGCGATTCCCAAGCTGCTGCCCGACGACTCGAATCAAAGGCGCGCAGCCTTCGCCGCCATCCGCGAGGTGCTGTCGGCCAGCGAGGCGATTTCCGGCGAACGCGCAGACCGCCTGAAGCGCATTGCCGATCTGTTCGGCGTGGATTCGGGAGAGGAGGCAACGTCGAACGTTGCCCCTTTCGACCCCAAGGCGAGGGCGTCCTGA
- a CDS encoding MASE4 domain-containing protein yields the protein MPVDSPHDFPLVISSMPPTRQQQVAASAAAIILLVIAVLVAPFAHLQLTRIDVFVPVLQTVLSLVDLLTAILLFAQYAIQPHRALLAVGSAYIFSGAMAFLQTLTFPGGYGPAGVIGDGNNSPAWFFVLWHTTFPLCIMAYAFLKDEKPASRIAPAKSLAMTICGVVAAIAVLAWLVTANVALLPPFYTGSITQQTRLGNQINVALCLLGAITLAVLFVRRRTILDLWLMVTLLAWIPNFLVAAVASSVRFSLGWYAARGFALVASSLLLSVLLTETALLYSRLASALTMLRRERGNRLMSIDAATAAIAHEIRSPLASIPLNVEAARLQLGMEPPDVANVDVILQDIETASLRVNATISSVRELFKGSVTVTTAIHVETVALQVLRLLEHELQLHKIQVAANFFTPGHYVHADPTQVQQVILNLVKNAIEAMSPASGRRELTLSSRSERGSALLIVQDTGPGVAPADQERIFEPFFTTRPNGMGLGLAVCRTLLERAGGKLVLARSGPEGSIFEVSLPLAKNEHSASKHNAGRTLEAHRTRENAETTQIKQ from the coding sequence ATGCCGGTAGATTCTCCTCACGACTTCCCGCTCGTGATCTCGTCGATGCCTCCGACGCGCCAGCAGCAGGTCGCAGCTTCGGCTGCTGCGATCATCCTGCTCGTGATCGCCGTGCTGGTTGCTCCGTTCGCCCACCTTCAGCTCACACGGATCGACGTGTTCGTGCCGGTACTCCAGACGGTTCTGAGCCTGGTCGACCTGCTCACGGCGATCCTTCTATTTGCACAATACGCGATTCAGCCCCACAGGGCGCTGCTTGCCGTGGGCAGCGCCTACATCTTCAGCGGCGCCATGGCCTTTCTGCAGACGCTGACCTTCCCCGGAGGCTACGGGCCCGCCGGCGTGATCGGCGACGGCAATAACAGCCCCGCCTGGTTCTTCGTGCTCTGGCACACGACTTTTCCTCTCTGCATCATGGCCTACGCCTTCCTGAAGGACGAAAAGCCGGCCTCTCGAATTGCGCCGGCGAAAAGCCTCGCGATGACGATCTGCGGCGTGGTGGCGGCGATTGCTGTGCTGGCCTGGCTGGTGACGGCAAACGTCGCACTGCTGCCGCCATTTTACACGGGCAGCATCACGCAACAGACGCGGCTCGGCAACCAGATCAACGTTGCGCTGTGCCTGCTCGGCGCGATTACGCTCGCCGTACTGTTTGTCCGCCGGCGCACCATTCTCGACCTCTGGTTGATGGTGACCTTGTTGGCCTGGATTCCGAATTTCCTGGTCGCGGCGGTCGCGAGCTCGGTCCGCTTCTCCCTCGGTTGGTATGCCGCGCGTGGCTTCGCACTCGTCGCGAGCTCACTGCTGTTGAGCGTGCTTCTGACGGAAACGGCATTGCTCTACTCGCGCCTCGCCAGCGCGTTGACGATGCTGCGACGAGAAAGGGGCAACCGGCTCATGAGCATCGACGCGGCCACCGCGGCGATCGCCCATGAGATCAGATCGCCTTTGGCGTCGATTCCGCTAAACGTCGAGGCCGCGCGCCTGCAGCTTGGTATGGAGCCTCCCGACGTGGCCAACGTCGATGTCATTCTGCAGGACATCGAGACGGCAAGCCTCCGGGTCAATGCAACGATCTCAAGCGTCCGAGAACTGTTCAAGGGCTCAGTGACCGTTACGACGGCCATCCACGTGGAAACCGTTGCGCTGCAAGTATTGCGCCTCCTCGAGCACGAGCTGCAGCTTCACAAAATTCAGGTCGCGGCGAATTTTTTCACACCGGGGCACTATGTGCACGCTGACCCCACGCAGGTTCAGCAGGTCATTCTCAACCTGGTGAAAAACGCGATCGAGGCAATGAGCCCTGCATCGGGCAGGCGGGAATTGACATTGTCCTCACGGTCCGAGCGCGGCTCTGCGCTCCTGATCGTCCAAGATACAGGACCCGGTGTTGCTCCCGCGGATCAAGAGCGAATATTCGAACCGTTCTTCACCACGAGGCCAAACGGCATGGGTCTGGGCCTCGCGGTCTGCCGAACGCTCCTCGAAAGGGCGGGCGGCAAACTGGTTCTTGCTCGATCCGGCCCCGAAGGGTCGATCTTTGAAGTCAGCCTGCCCCTCGCGAAAAATGAACACAGCGCGTCCAAGCACAATGCGGGGCGAACTCTTGAGGCCCACCGCACTCGGGAAAATGCAGAGACAACGCAGATCAAGCAGTGA
- a CDS encoding GNAT family N-acetyltransferase yields the protein MSDVATYNVCEHLRDGSRVEIRALQPDDEADMLGALDQTSAQSLQRRFFVTKRHFSDKERAFFMNIDFSNHVALVAEVEQAGRTMIIGGGRYVVFEPGRAEMAFVVIDAWQGRGVGALLARHLTALARKAGLKELTAEVLPENSAMRRVFEKFGFKAAATPDPQAIHLVLKLS from the coding sequence ATGTCGGACGTCGCCACCTACAACGTATGCGAGCACCTGCGGGACGGCAGCCGGGTTGAAATCCGGGCACTTCAGCCGGACGACGAGGCCGACATGCTTGGTGCACTGGACCAGACCAGCGCGCAATCGTTGCAGCGGCGATTTTTCGTCACCAAACGCCATTTCTCCGACAAGGAGCGCGCGTTCTTCATGAATATCGACTTCAGCAATCACGTCGCGCTGGTGGCCGAGGTCGAGCAGGCCGGCCGTACAATGATCATAGGAGGCGGCCGTTACGTCGTCTTCGAGCCCGGGAGGGCGGAGATGGCGTTCGTCGTCATCGATGCCTGGCAGGGCCGCGGCGTCGGCGCCCTGCTGGCGCGTCACCTCACCGCACTCGCTCGCAAAGCCGGGCTCAAGGAGCTGACAGCAGAGGTGTTGCCGGAGAACAGCGCCATGCGGCGCGTCTTCGAGAAGTTCGGGTTCAAAGCCGCGGCCACGCCAGACCCCCAGGCGATTCACTTGGTGCTGAAGCTGAGCTGA
- a CDS encoding bifunctional metallophosphatase/5'-nucleotidase, whose translation MRYSAIISALALTVITALPAPAQTVAPVELRILAINDFHGNLRPPPSGIRIGDPEDKAKKVMVAAGGAEYMATLVKQLREGHKNTIFVAAGDLIGASPFLSAMFHDEPSIESLSMMGLAISSVGNHEFDEGKTELLRMQNGGCHPVDGCQGPHPFTGAKFHYLAASTVETTTGKSVLPPFEIREFDGIPVGFIGLTLKETAGIVSPAGIAGLEFRDEAETVNALVPQLKARGVEAIVVLIHQGGEPAGDYNECPEITGPIVDIVKKFDRAVDVVVSGHTHRAYVCDIDGRLVTSGDKYGTLVTAIDLKLDPASRDIVGASAENVIVATASLAKDPDQTALIEAYDRLSAPIANRPAGSVTQTLSRIPNDAGESALGDVIADAQLFATRDAKDGAAVIALTNPGGIRTDIVPKENGAITFGDVFASQPFRNRLVTMTMTGNQLKDMLEQQWLDPKRPRILQVSNGFSYAWDAAKPFGERVTPETMTLNGRPIEPGSGYRVTLNDYLAVGGDGFTVAKQGTAPQYGGYDADALFAFFRAHGPIGPLPPTRILRVN comes from the coding sequence ATGCGATACTCCGCCATCATCTCCGCGCTCGCGCTCACAGTCATCACCGCCCTCCCCGCCCCGGCGCAGACCGTCGCGCCGGTCGAGCTGCGCATCCTCGCGATCAACGATTTCCACGGCAATCTGCGCCCGCCGCCGAGTGGCATCCGCATCGGAGATCCCGAGGATAAAGCCAAGAAGGTGATGGTCGCGGCCGGCGGTGCCGAATACATGGCAACGCTGGTCAAGCAGCTGCGCGAAGGACACAAGAACACGATCTTCGTCGCCGCCGGCGACCTGATCGGCGCGAGTCCGTTCTTGTCGGCGATGTTTCACGACGAGCCTTCGATCGAGTCGCTCTCGATGATGGGGCTTGCGATCAGCTCGGTCGGCAATCACGAATTCGACGAGGGGAAGACCGAGCTGCTCAGGATGCAGAACGGCGGCTGCCATCCGGTCGACGGCTGTCAGGGACCGCATCCGTTCACGGGCGCCAAATTCCACTATCTCGCCGCATCCACCGTGGAGACCACGACGGGCAAGAGCGTGCTGCCGCCCTTCGAGATCAGGGAGTTCGACGGCATCCCCGTCGGCTTCATCGGGCTGACGTTGAAGGAGACCGCCGGCATCGTCTCTCCGGCGGGCATTGCCGGCCTCGAATTCCGCGACGAGGCCGAGACGGTGAACGCACTGGTGCCGCAGCTGAAGGCGCGCGGGGTCGAGGCGATCGTGGTGCTGATCCACCAGGGCGGCGAGCCCGCCGGCGACTACAATGAATGTCCCGAGATCACGGGCCCGATCGTCGACATCGTCAAAAAATTCGACCGTGCCGTCGACGTCGTCGTCAGCGGTCATACCCATCGCGCCTATGTCTGCGACATCGACGGACGGCTCGTCACCAGCGGCGACAAATACGGCACGCTGGTCACCGCGATCGATCTCAAGCTCGACCCGGCAAGCCGCGACATCGTCGGCGCCAGCGCCGAGAACGTCATCGTCGCCACGGCCTCGCTTGCAAAGGACCCCGACCAGACCGCGTTGATCGAGGCCTACGACAGGCTGTCGGCGCCAATCGCCAACCGGCCGGCCGGATCGGTCACGCAGACGCTGTCGCGCATTCCGAACGATGCCGGCGAAAGCGCGCTCGGCGACGTCATCGCGGATGCGCAATTGTTCGCAACCCGCGACGCCAAGGACGGCGCCGCCGTCATCGCACTCACCAATCCCGGCGGCATCCGCACGGACATCGTTCCGAAGGAGAACGGCGCGATCACCTTCGGCGATGTCTTCGCCAGCCAGCCGTTCCGCAATCGCCTGGTCACGATGACGATGACGGGCAACCAGTTGAAGGACATGCTGGAACAGCAATGGCTCGATCCGAAGCGACCGCGGATCCTGCAGGTGTCAAACGGATTCAGCTATGCCTGGGATGCGGCAAAGCCATTCGGCGAGCGCGTGACCCCCGAGACGATGACGCTCAACGGCAGGCCGATCGAACCCGGAAGCGGCTACCGCGTCACCCTCAACGATTACCTCGCCGTCGGCGGCGACGGTTTTACCGTCGCCAAACAGGGCACGGCTCCGCAATATGGCGGCTACGACGCGGACGCGCTGTTCGCGTTCTTCCGGGCGCACGGGCCGATCGGTCCGCTGCCGCCGACCCGCATCCTGCGCGTGAATTGA
- a CDS encoding MFS transporter: MIAATSVDESSLHYRGWRVVLACFLMAFFMFGFGLYGQGVYLAELQRAHGWPGTLISAASTFSFLLTSVLVIFTDDLLARIGLRSLILCGLVALGASTVLLALMQTPWQLYLAYGLMSVGWTGMGTVVIATVLNSWFERRRGLALSLAFNGATCGGIILVPLLLSLSGSIGFRSAMLAATLAMMVLVLPVVVTFIGWPAGMSLASGGGPAGGGAAAPGPSRKTLLANAAFWTMVLPIAIALLAQMGFIVHQVTFLEPLIGRSAAGLAVTVMAAMAVVGRLSLGLFVDRLDPRLACAASMTSQAAALFVLLQSTDPTVLLVCCAVYGFSIGNMITFPPLIIQREIGASAFAAAMGLGTSIGGVVSAFGPGIVGLVRSLTGNYTTAFAMCVVLDLVAAGVVLWRPGGKAKLAAS, encoded by the coding sequence ATGATTGCCGCAACCAGCGTCGACGAATCCTCGCTGCACTACCGCGGCTGGCGCGTCGTTCTGGCCTGCTTCCTGATGGCCTTCTTCATGTTCGGCTTCGGCCTTTACGGTCAGGGCGTGTATCTTGCCGAGTTGCAGCGCGCGCATGGCTGGCCGGGCACGCTGATTTCCGCGGCAAGCACGTTCTCGTTCCTCCTCACTTCCGTGCTCGTCATCTTTACCGACGATCTGCTCGCCCGCATCGGGTTGCGATCGCTGATCCTGTGCGGGCTGGTGGCGCTCGGAGCCTCGACGGTGCTGCTGGCGCTGATGCAGACGCCCTGGCAGCTCTATCTCGCCTATGGCCTGATGTCGGTCGGCTGGACCGGCATGGGCACCGTGGTGATCGCGACCGTGCTGAATTCCTGGTTCGAGCGGCGGCGCGGGCTCGCGCTCAGTCTCGCCTTCAACGGCGCGACCTGCGGAGGCATTATTCTCGTCCCGCTGCTCTTGTCGCTGAGCGGCAGCATCGGATTCCGTTCGGCCATGCTGGCGGCCACGCTCGCGATGATGGTGCTGGTGCTGCCGGTGGTGGTGACGTTCATAGGCTGGCCCGCCGGGATGTCGCTCGCATCAGGCGGAGGTCCTGCCGGTGGCGGCGCGGCCGCGCCAGGCCCTTCCCGCAAGACGTTGCTCGCCAACGCAGCGTTCTGGACCATGGTATTGCCGATCGCGATCGCGCTGTTGGCGCAGATGGGCTTCATCGTCCACCAGGTGACGTTTCTGGAGCCGCTGATCGGCCGCTCGGCCGCAGGGCTCGCGGTCACCGTCATGGCGGCGATGGCGGTGGTCGGCCGCCTGTCGCTCGGCCTGTTCGTCGACCGCCTCGATCCGCGTCTCGCCTGCGCGGCCTCGATGACGAGCCAGGCCGCGGCGCTGTTCGTTCTCCTGCAGAGCACGGATCCGACGGTGCTGCTGGTGTGCTGCGCCGTCTACGGCTTCTCGATCGGCAACATGATCACGTTCCCGCCCTTGATCATCCAGCGCGAGATCGGCGCCAGCGCCTTCGCCGCCGCCATGGGACTGGGCACGTCGATCGGCGGCGTCGTCAGCGCCTTCGGCCCCGGCATCGTCGGGCTGGTGCGGAGTCTCACCGGCAACTACACGACGGCGTTTGCGATGTGCGTCGTGCTGGATCTCGTCGCGGCGGGCGTGGTGCTGTGGCGGCCGGGGGGAAAGGCCAAGCTCGCAGCCTCGTAG